Proteins found in one Oribacterium sp. oral taxon 102 genomic segment:
- a CDS encoding THUMP domain-containing class I SAM-dependent RNA methyltransferase has product MKTYELILPCHFGLEAVTKREITELGYETTEVIDGRVSFLGDADAIARANVFLRTAERVLLKVGSFRAESWEELFQGTRALPWEAFLPKDASFWVTKASSIKSKLFSTRDIQSIMKKAMVARMGEYYHESWFEEHGAKYPVRAFLHKDLVTVCLDTSGESLHKRGYRLKMGKAPITETLAAALILLTGWRADRPFLDPMCGSGTFPIEAAMLAANIAPGMDRAFLSEAWENLIPKKLWYDVLEEANELVNRELLRNGVDASGKRVDIQGYDIDPEIIRVCRENAERAGVEKLIHFQTRDVAELSHHGRGGTLLTNPPYGERIEDKRNLPMFYTELREGFEGLDHWNMHLITAWEDAQRYLGKADKNRKIYNGMMKTYLYSYRAKA; this is encoded by the coding sequence ATGAAAACGTATGAATTGATACTGCCCTGCCATTTCGGACTGGAGGCGGTGACAAAGCGGGAGATCACGGAGCTCGGCTACGAGACCACGGAGGTTATCGACGGCAGAGTCAGCTTCCTCGGGGACGCGGATGCGATCGCTCGGGCGAATGTCTTTCTCCGGACGGCGGAGCGGGTGCTCCTGAAGGTCGGGAGCTTCCGTGCGGAGAGCTGGGAGGAACTGTTTCAGGGCACGAGGGCGCTGCCGTGGGAGGCGTTCCTCCCAAAGGACGCGAGCTTCTGGGTGACGAAGGCGAGCTCCATTAAGTCGAAGCTCTTCTCCACGAGGGATATCCAGTCCATTATGAAGAAGGCGATGGTCGCACGGATGGGAGAGTATTATCATGAGAGCTGGTTCGAAGAGCACGGCGCGAAGTATCCGGTTCGCGCCTTCCTTCACAAGGATCTCGTGACGGTCTGTCTCGATACGAGCGGGGAGTCTCTGCACAAGAGGGGCTACCGTCTCAAGATGGGAAAGGCGCCGATCACGGAAACCCTCGCCGCGGCGCTTATCCTGCTCACCGGCTGGCGGGCGGATCGCCCGTTTCTGGATCCGATGTGTGGCTCCGGCACCTTCCCGATCGAGGCGGCGATGCTCGCGGCGAATATCGCGCCGGGAATGGATCGTGCCTTTCTTTCCGAGGCATGGGAAAATCTGATTCCGAAGAAGCTCTGGTATGATGTGCTGGAGGAGGCGAACGAGCTGGTGAATCGGGAGCTTCTTCGGAACGGCGTCGATGCGTCCGGGAAAAGAGTGGACATTCAGGGCTACGACATAGATCCGGAGATCATCCGGGTCTGCCGGGAGAATGCGGAGCGTGCCGGCGTGGAGAAACTCATCCACTTTCAGACGAGGGATGTCGCAGAGCTGTCGCACCATGGGAGAGGCGGCACGCTGCTCACGAATCCGCCCTATGGAGAGCGGATCGAGGATAAGCGCAATCTCCCGATGTTCTATACCGAGCTGCGGGAGGGCTTCGAGGGACTGGATCATTGGAATATGCACCTGATTACCGCCTGGGAGGACGCACAGAGGTATCTCGGGAAGGCGGATAAAAACCGAAAGATCTATAACGGGATGATGAAGACCTATTTATACAGCTACAGGGCGAAGGCATGA
- a CDS encoding 2-hydroxyacyl-CoA dehydratase, translated as MNHSYRLGIDIGSTTVKIAILDREQQIRFSDYRRHFANIQETLADLLTEAREKLGEISLAPVITGSGGLTLSKHMEAFFCQEVVAVATALKAYRPDTDVAIELGGEDAKIIYFKGGIDQRMNGICAGGTGSFIDQMASLLDTDAAGLNELAKGYQMIYPIAARCGVFAKTDIQPLINEGAAREDLAASIFQAVVNQTISGLAQGKPIRGHVAFLGGPLHFMPELRHAFIRTLNLQGEEIIEPENSHLFAAIGSALNCPPAQPETGITALIRRLRNGIRMSMELKRMAPLFRNEEEYAAFHARHERARVRTGKLESYHGNVYLGIDAGSTTTKLALVSEDGELLYKFYSGNDGSPIATAIRSVKEIRALLPEDAHIVYSCSTGYGEALLKSAFQMDEGEVETIAHYYAASFFEPEVDCILDIGGQDMKCIRIKDGTVDSVQLNEACSAGCGSFLETFAKSLDFTVIDFAREALFAENPTDLGSRCTVFMNSNVKQAQKEGASVADISSGLAYSVIKNALFKVIKVTDAKELGRHIVVQGGTFYNDAVLRAFETILGQEVVRPDIAGIMGAFGAALIARERYHLENEKLKKRRPTEEAGKPLTAYGRVQSSMLSLDKIIALQYTTRMTRCKGCNNSCVLTVNQFGAGRSFISGNRCEKGLGRAKTKSEIPNLFAYKLKRMFDYEPLPADLAVRGEIGIPRALNMYENYPFWATFFRELGFRTVLSPASTRRLYELGIESIPSESECYPAKIVHGHIEWLIRKGVKTIFYPCVPYERNESPEAGNHYNCPMVTSYAENIKNNMESLGLNSIFFMKPFVAFTNEKILTDQLVRSFLHPQNIEEIVRPEGELTKERIGEQFRRWNFTEEELRGAAHEAWKELLQARRDMEKKGEETLRWMEQTGHRGIVLAGRPYHVDPEINHGIPELITSFDFAVLTEDAVSHLGEVERPLIVTDQWMYHTRLYRAASFVKTREDLDFIQLNSFGCGLDAVTVDQARDILAGSDKIYTVLKIDEVNNLGAARIRVRSLLAAIRVRDEKGYERTIRDAAYERRIFTKEMREEGYTILCPQMSPIHFELIEPAIRAAGYNLVVLENANRSAIDTGLKYVNNDACYPSIIVIGQIMDALCSGQYDLSRTAVIMSQTGGGCRASNYIGFIRRALEKAGMGQIPVISLNANGMEKTPGFRITLPLLTKAMQGVVYGDVFMRVLYATRPYERTPGSADRLHEKWKKRVIRSLSTSHAHMGEFAKNVRAIIRDFDVLPIHEDWRKPKVGIVGEILVKFSPLANNNIVALLEREGAEAVMPDLMDFLLYCFYNENFKHENLGTSWMGKTIGNTAINLLEFFRKTARKELSASRRFTAPGNIRELAKMAREYVSLGNQTGEGWFLTGEMLELIGEGVDNIVCTQPFGCLPNHIVGKGVIKELKKHNPSANIIAVDYDAGASEVNQLNRIKLMLTVAQNKIREEG; from the coding sequence ATGAATCACAGCTACAGATTAGGAATCGATATCGGCTCAACGACGGTAAAAATCGCCATTCTGGATCGGGAACAGCAGATTCGTTTCTCTGATTATCGGAGGCATTTTGCAAATATTCAGGAGACGCTCGCAGACCTTCTGACCGAGGCAAGGGAGAAGCTGGGAGAGATCTCCCTTGCGCCTGTGATTACCGGCTCCGGCGGACTGACGCTCTCAAAGCATATGGAGGCGTTCTTCTGTCAGGAGGTTGTCGCTGTGGCGACAGCGCTCAAGGCGTATCGACCAGATACGGATGTTGCCATCGAGCTCGGCGGCGAGGATGCGAAGATTATATATTTTAAAGGCGGTATCGACCAGCGGATGAACGGAATCTGTGCAGGCGGTACCGGTTCTTTTATTGACCAGATGGCATCCCTTCTGGATACCGATGCCGCAGGGCTTAACGAGCTGGCGAAGGGCTATCAGATGATTTATCCGATCGCGGCGCGCTGCGGCGTATTCGCGAAGACGGACATTCAGCCTCTGATCAATGAGGGGGCGGCGCGGGAGGATCTCGCGGCATCCATCTTTCAGGCGGTCGTCAACCAGACGATCTCGGGACTGGCGCAGGGGAAGCCGATCCGCGGGCATGTCGCCTTTCTCGGCGGTCCGCTGCATTTCATGCCGGAGCTCCGGCATGCCTTCATTCGCACGCTGAACCTGCAGGGGGAGGAGATCATCGAGCCGGAGAACTCGCATCTCTTCGCGGCGATCGGCTCCGCTCTGAACTGTCCGCCGGCGCAGCCGGAGACGGGGATTACCGCGCTCATCCGGAGGCTTCGGAACGGGATACGGATGAGTATGGAGCTGAAGCGTATGGCACCGCTCTTCCGGAACGAGGAGGAGTATGCGGCATTTCACGCCCGCCATGAGAGGGCGAGGGTGAGAACCGGGAAGCTCGAGAGCTATCATGGCAATGTCTACCTCGGCATCGACGCCGGCTCCACGACGACGAAGCTTGCCCTCGTATCCGAGGATGGGGAGCTGCTCTACAAGTTCTATTCGGGGAATGACGGCTCGCCGATCGCGACGGCGATTCGATCCGTGAAGGAGATCCGGGCGCTTCTGCCGGAGGACGCACACATTGTCTACTCCTGCTCGACCGGCTACGGAGAGGCGCTCCTGAAATCCGCCTTTCAGATGGATGAGGGCGAGGTGGAGACGATCGCGCACTACTATGCGGCATCCTTCTTCGAGCCGGAGGTGGACTGCATTCTCGATATCGGCGGACAGGACATGAAGTGCATCCGCATCAAGGATGGAACCGTCGATTCGGTGCAGCTGAATGAGGCCTGCTCCGCAGGCTGCGGCTCTTTTCTCGAGACCTTTGCGAAATCGCTGGACTTCACTGTCATTGACTTCGCGAGGGAGGCACTGTTTGCGGAGAATCCGACCGATCTCGGTTCCCGCTGTACCGTGTTTATGAATTCCAATGTGAAGCAGGCGCAGAAGGAGGGAGCGAGTGTCGCGGATATTTCTTCCGGGCTTGCCTATTCCGTGATCAAAAATGCGTTGTTCAAGGTCATCAAGGTGACTGACGCGAAGGAGCTCGGCAGGCATATCGTCGTGCAGGGCGGTACCTTTTACAATGACGCCGTGCTTCGCGCCTTTGAGACGATCCTCGGACAGGAGGTCGTGCGGCCGGATATCGCCGGCATCATGGGCGCCTTCGGCGCAGCGCTCATTGCTCGGGAGCGCTATCATCTCGAGAATGAGAAGCTGAAGAAGCGGAGACCCACAGAGGAGGCGGGGAAGCCGCTGACTGCCTACGGCAGGGTACAGAGCTCCATGCTTTCTCTGGACAAGATCATTGCGCTGCAGTACACGACGAGGATGACACGCTGCAAGGGCTGCAACAATTCCTGCGTGCTGACGGTGAATCAGTTTGGGGCGGGGAGGAGCTTCATTTCCGGAAACCGCTGCGAGAAGGGACTTGGCAGGGCGAAGACGAAGAGTGAGATTCCGAATCTTTTCGCGTACAAGCTGAAACGGATGTTCGACTATGAGCCGCTCCCTGCCGACCTCGCGGTGCGCGGGGAGATCGGTATTCCGAGAGCATTGAATATGTATGAGAATTATCCGTTCTGGGCGACCTTCTTTCGGGAGCTTGGGTTCCGTACCGTGCTCTCGCCTGCCTCGACCCGCAGGCTCTACGAGCTCGGGATCGAGTCTATCCCCTCCGAGTCGGAGTGCTATCCGGCAAAGATCGTGCATGGGCATATTGAGTGGCTGATTCGAAAGGGTGTGAAGACCATTTTCTATCCCTGCGTGCCCTACGAGCGCAATGAGAGCCCGGAGGCGGGAAATCACTATAACTGCCCGATGGTTACCTCCTATGCGGAGAATATTAAGAACAATATGGAGTCGCTGGGCCTGAACAGCATTTTCTTTATGAAGCCCTTCGTGGCGTTTACGAATGAAAAGATCCTGACGGATCAGCTCGTTCGGAGCTTCCTGCATCCGCAGAATATCGAGGAGATCGTGCGGCCGGAGGGGGAGCTGACGAAGGAGCGGATCGGCGAACAGTTCCGGCGGTGGAATTTCACGGAGGAGGAGCTTCGAGGCGCGGCGCATGAGGCGTGGAAGGAGCTTTTGCAGGCGCGGCGCGATATGGAGAAGAAGGGCGAGGAGACGCTCCGCTGGATGGAGCAGACCGGACACCGCGGGATCGTGCTGGCGGGGCGTCCCTACCATGTGGATCCGGAAATCAACCACGGCATCCCGGAGCTGATTACTTCCTTTGATTTTGCTGTCCTGACGGAGGACGCTGTCTCTCATCTCGGAGAGGTGGAGCGGCCGCTGATCGTCACCGACCAGTGGATGTATCATACCCGTCTCTACCGTGCAGCGAGCTTCGTGAAGACGAGAGAGGATCTCGATTTCATCCAGCTCAATTCCTTCGGCTGCGGACTGGACGCGGTGACGGTGGATCAGGCGCGGGATATTCTGGCGGGCTCTGATAAGATCTACACCGTCCTGAAAATCGACGAGGTCAATAACCTCGGTGCGGCGCGGATCCGCGTGCGCTCGCTGCTCGCGGCGATTCGTGTCCGGGACGAGAAGGGCTATGAGCGGACGATACGGGATGCCGCCTATGAACGGCGGATCTTCACGAAGGAAATGCGGGAGGAGGGCTACACCATCCTCTGCCCGCAGATGTCGCCGATCCACTTCGAGCTGATCGAGCCGGCGATTCGCGCGGCGGGCTATAATCTGGTCGTGCTGGAGAATGCGAATCGTTCCGCGATCGACACGGGGCTGAAATATGTCAATAACGACGCCTGCTATCCGTCCATTATCGTCATCGGACAGATCATGGATGCGCTCTGCTCCGGGCAGTATGACCTTTCGCGGACGGCGGTCATCATGTCCCAGACCGGCGGCGGCTGCCGTGCCTCGAACTATATCGGCTTCATCCGTCGGGCACTCGAGAAGGCGGGAATGGGGCAGATTCCGGTGATCTCCCTGAACGCGAACGGCATGGAGAAGACGCCGGGCTTTCGGATCACGCTGCCGCTGCTCACGAAGGCGATGCAGGGCGTCGTCTATGGGGATGTCTTCATGCGGGTGCTCTATGCGACCCGTCCGTATGAGCGCACGCCGGGCAGTGCCGACCGGCTTCACGAAAAGTGGAAAAAGCGTGTGATCCGCTCGCTTTCCACCTCCCATGCGCACATGGGGGAGTTCGCGAAGAATGTCCGCGCCATTATCCGGGATTTCGACGTGCTGCCGATTCATGAGGATTGGAGGAAGCCGAAGGTCGGGATCGTCGGGGAGATCCTCGTGAAGTTTTCCCCGCTTGCCAATAACAATATCGTGGCGCTTCTGGAGCGGGAGGGTGCAGAGGCAGTGATGCCGGATCTCATGGATTTTCTGCTCTACTGCTTCTATAATGAGAACTTCAAGCATGAAAATCTCGGGACGAGCTGGATGGGAAAGACCATCGGCAATACTGCGATCAATCTCCTCGAGTTCTTCCGGAAGACCGCGAGGAAGGAGCTCTCCGCATCGCGCCGCTTCACCGCGCCGGGCAATATCCGGGAGCTTGCGAAGATGGCGCGGGAATATGTCTCCCTCGGCAACCAGACCGGAGAGGGCTGGTTCCTGACCGGCGAGATGCTCGAGCTGATCGGGGAGGGCGTAGATAATATTGTCTGCACGCAGCCCTTCGGCTGCCTCCCGAACCATATCGTCGGGAAGGGCGTCATCAAGGAGCTGAAAAAGCACAATCCGTCCGCCAACATTATCGCAGTGGACTATGATGCCGGTGCCTCTGAGGTCAACCAGCTGAACCGTATCAAGCTGATGCTGACGGTGGCGCAGAACAAAATCAGGGAAGAGGGCTAG
- the aspS gene encoding aspartate--tRNA ligase: MAESMQGLHRTARCAEINESYIGKAVTVMGWVQKSRNKGGLIFTDLRDRSGILQILFEEADCGTEVFEKAARLRSEFVIAVTGTVRSRGKDANAELATGSIEVSARELRILSESEVPPFPIENGIKTKEEIRLKYRYLDLRRPELAKRIMTRARIAFLIRQFMTENGFLEIETPTLIKSTPEGARDFLVPSRMHHGSFYALPQSPQLLKQLLMVSGMDRYFQLARCYRDEDLRADRQPEFTQVDMELSFVDVEDVIELNERLLRYLFREVCGVELTLPIPRMRWIDAMNRYGSDKPDMRFELPLLDVSEAVRDCGFSVFSGCVQAGGYVKGLCVKGQAGMPRKQIDAYTELVRGYGAKGLAYLTLNADGSRKSSFAKFLSEEELSRLIAAANAEPGDLLLFVSDTERATVWNALGALRIELGKNLGLIDRSAWKFLWVTEFPMFEWSEELGRFQAMHHPFTMPMDEDLGLLDSNQGAVRAKAYDIVLNGTELGGGSVRIHQAEVQEKMLEKLGFTPEKANEQFGFLMQAFKYGVPPHAGLAYGLDRLAMWMVGSDTIRDVIAFPKIKDGSDPMMDAPAPVFDEQQLSDLGIAVLGEENSEQ, from the coding sequence ATGGCGGAATCCATGCAGGGACTGCACAGAACAGCGAGATGTGCAGAGATAAATGAGTCCTATATCGGCAAGGCTGTGACGGTGATGGGCTGGGTGCAGAAGTCGAGAAACAAGGGCGGGCTGATCTTCACGGATCTGCGGGATCGCTCCGGCATTCTGCAGATCCTCTTTGAGGAGGCGGACTGCGGAACAGAGGTCTTCGAGAAGGCGGCGCGGCTCCGCTCGGAGTTCGTGATCGCAGTGACCGGCACGGTGCGGAGTCGCGGCAAGGATGCCAATGCAGAGCTCGCGACCGGATCGATCGAGGTCTCTGCGAGAGAGCTCCGCATTCTCTCCGAGTCTGAGGTGCCGCCCTTCCCGATCGAGAACGGTATCAAGACCAAGGAGGAGATCCGGCTGAAATATCGTTATCTTGACCTCCGGAGACCGGAGCTTGCGAAGCGGATCATGACGAGAGCGAGGATTGCCTTCCTGATCCGGCAGTTCATGACGGAGAACGGCTTCCTCGAGATCGAGACGCCGACGCTGATCAAGTCTACGCCGGAGGGGGCGCGCGACTTCCTCGTACCGAGCCGTATGCACCATGGTTCCTTCTATGCGCTGCCGCAGTCGCCGCAGCTCCTGAAGCAGCTTCTGATGGTTTCCGGCATGGATCGCTATTTCCAGCTCGCCCGCTGCTACCGTGACGAGGATCTCCGTGCGGACAGACAGCCGGAGTTCACGCAGGTGGATATGGAGCTCTCCTTCGTGGATGTTGAGGACGTCATCGAGCTGAATGAGCGGCTTCTCCGGTATCTGTTCCGGGAGGTCTGCGGCGTGGAGCTCACACTTCCGATTCCTCGGATGCGCTGGATCGATGCGATGAACCGCTACGGCTCCGACAAGCCGGATATGCGCTTCGAGCTGCCGCTTCTCGATGTGAGCGAAGCAGTTCGTGACTGCGGCTTCTCTGTATTTTCGGGCTGCGTGCAGGCGGGGGGCTATGTTAAGGGGCTCTGTGTCAAGGGGCAGGCAGGAATGCCGAGAAAGCAGATCGACGCATATACTGAGCTCGTCAGGGGCTACGGTGCGAAGGGGCTCGCTTATCTTACGCTCAATGCGGACGGAAGCCGCAAGAGCAGCTTCGCCAAGTTCCTCTCGGAGGAGGAGCTCTCCCGGCTTATCGCTGCGGCGAACGCGGAGCCGGGCGATCTGCTCTTGTTCGTATCGGATACGGAGCGGGCGACGGTATGGAATGCGCTCGGCGCGCTGCGGATCGAGCTGGGTAAGAACCTTGGGCTGATCGATAGGAGCGCATGGAAATTCCTATGGGTGACGGAGTTCCCGATGTTTGAGTGGTCGGAGGAGCTGGGACGCTTCCAGGCGATGCACCATCCGTTCACGATGCCGATGGACGAGGATCTCGGGCTGCTCGACAGCAATCAGGGAGCGGTTCGTGCCAAGGCGTACGACATCGTTCTGAATGGCACAGAGCTCGGCGGCGGCTCGGTTCGTATCCATCAGGCGGAGGTGCAGGAGAAGATGCTTGAGAAGCTAGGCTTCACGCCTGAGAAAGCGAATGAGCAGTTTGGATTCCTGATGCAGGCATTCAAGTACGGCGTACCGCCGCACGCGGGGCTTGCCTACGGGCTGGATCGTCTCGCGATGTGGATGGTTGGCTCTGATACGATCCGTGATGTCATTGCCTTCCCGAAGATCAAGGATGGCTCCGACCCGATGATGGACGCACCGGCTCCGGTCTTCGACGAGCAGCAGCTCAGCGATCTCGGCATCGCCGTGCTGGGCGAGGAGAACAGTGAGCAGTGA
- a CDS encoding DUF1700 domain-containing protein has protein sequence MIRDEFLRRLRAELLNSVSDSVIREQINYYYSYIQDGISAGKTEEAVVSELGDVRLIARSIMDAAEAGGDRVAATTPFRYSEEEINYNTDEEDLAYQGAQQDSVYTEEPFQSFGQQSERETRYQSREESADGQTVENESRGQAERPFMPGAHFYQMGNAGCLITAVLLFLLLYGLMVLIGGVFRLLSPILMPLLVVLVLLWFFKGIMDN, from the coding sequence GTGATAAGAGACGAGTTTCTCCGGAGACTGAGAGCAGAGCTTCTGAACTCCGTGTCTGATAGCGTGATACGGGAACAGATCAACTATTATTACAGCTATATCCAGGATGGGATTTCTGCGGGCAAGACCGAGGAGGCTGTGGTTTCCGAGCTTGGAGACGTGCGGCTGATCGCGAGATCCATCATGGATGCCGCGGAAGCAGGCGGGGATCGGGTCGCTGCGACGACACCCTTCCGCTATTCCGAGGAGGAGATCAATTACAATACGGACGAGGAGGATCTCGCGTATCAGGGCGCGCAGCAGGACTCTGTGTATACGGAGGAGCCGTTTCAGAGCTTTGGGCAGCAATCGGAGAGAGAAACCAGATACCAGAGCCGTGAGGAGAGCGCCGACGGGCAGACTGTGGAGAATGAGAGCCGCGGGCAGGCAGAACGGCCGTTTATGCCGGGTGCACATTTTTATCAGATGGGGAATGCAGGCTGCTTGATCACGGCGGTGCTGCTTTTCCTCCTGCTGTATGGGCTGATGGTGCTGATCGGGGGCGTGTTCCGGCTTCTGTCGCCGATTCTGATGCCGCTTCTCGTAGTGCTGGTGCTGCTTTGGTTCTTTAAGGGGATAATGGATAATTAG
- the hisS gene encoding histidine--tRNA ligase: MALKKKPVTGMKDILPEEMALRQYVLSEIRKTYREFGFTEIETPVVEHIENLLSKQGGDNEKLIFKVMKRGEKLEKAFQSGDVDSVADSGLRYDLTLPLSRFYAENQASLPSPFKALQIGPVFRADRPQKGRFRQFFQCDIDIFGDGTNLSEIELILAIGTLLNRIGFGEKHPFRIVLNDREILRGLQCYAGFPEEDFEKVCISLDKADKIGEAGVREELLSLGYPEAAIDRYQSLLAELGTGASDIRRLGELLREVMPESICENLAEIMEAVQQISAVRLRVEFDPTLVRGMGYYTGPIFEIRAEDFSGSVGGGGRYDRMVGRFTGQDTPAVGFSIGFERIITIMLDAKEQVKDSPKKTAFLLEKGLPAERTIEAVNAAMVLRRRGEIVLLSRMNKNKKFQKEQLSEEGYTEFREFFRN, translated from the coding sequence ATGGCATTGAAGAAAAAGCCGGTTACCGGCATGAAGGATATCCTGCCGGAGGAGATGGCGCTCCGACAGTACGTCCTGTCAGAAATCAGAAAAACCTATCGGGAGTTCGGCTTCACGGAGATCGAGACGCCGGTGGTGGAGCATATCGAGAACCTGCTGAGCAAGCAGGGCGGCGACAATGAGAAGCTGATCTTCAAGGTGATGAAGCGCGGAGAGAAGCTGGAGAAGGCATTTCAGAGCGGAGATGTGGACAGTGTGGCGGATTCCGGGCTCCGCTATGACCTGACGCTGCCGCTGTCCCGCTTCTATGCTGAGAATCAGGCGAGTCTTCCGAGTCCGTTCAAGGCACTGCAGATCGGGCCGGTTTTCCGTGCCGACCGTCCGCAGAAGGGACGCTTCCGGCAGTTTTTTCAGTGCGATATCGACATATTCGGCGACGGCACGAATCTCTCCGAGATCGAGCTGATTCTCGCGATCGGCACGCTCCTGAACCGTATCGGCTTCGGGGAGAAGCACCCGTTTCGGATCGTACTGAATGACAGGGAGATTCTCCGCGGGCTGCAGTGCTATGCGGGCTTCCCGGAGGAGGATTTCGAGAAGGTCTGCATCAGTCTGGACAAGGCGGACAAGATCGGGGAAGCGGGCGTGAGGGAGGAGCTCCTCTCCCTTGGGTATCCGGAGGCGGCGATTGATCGTTATCAGTCGCTGCTTGCGGAGCTCGGTACCGGTGCATCGGATATCCGGAGGCTGGGAGAGCTGCTCCGGGAGGTGATGCCGGAGTCGATCTGTGAGAATCTCGCGGAGATCATGGAGGCGGTACAGCAGATATCGGCAGTGCGGCTCAGGGTGGAGTTTGATCCGACGCTGGTGCGCGGCATGGGCTACTATACCGGTCCGATTTTCGAGATCCGGGCGGAGGACTTCTCCGGCTCGGTCGGCGGCGGCGGACGCTATGACCGGATGGTCGGCAGATTCACCGGACAGGATACGCCTGCGGTGGGCTTCTCTATCGGCTTCGAGCGGATCATTACCATTATGCTGGACGCGAAGGAGCAGGTTAAGGACAGCCCGAAGAAGACGGCGTTCCTGCTCGAGAAGGGACTGCCTGCGGAGAGAACCATAGAGGCAGTGAATGCGGCGATGGTGCTCCGGAGGCGGGGCGAGATCGTGCTGCTGTCCCGTATGAATAAGAACAAGAAGTTCCAGAAGGAACAGCTCTCGGAAGAGGGCTATACAGAATTCAGAGAGTTTTTCAGGAACTAG
- the pyk gene encoding pyruvate kinase, with product MRRTKIVCTMGPNSQNYEVMKRLAGQMDVARFNFSHGDYEEHLGRLELLKQARKETGRQVAALLDTKGPEIRTGELEGHQKLTLLTGDDFILTTEKCIGTKEKVYINYDGLNEDVKEGNVILIDDGLIGLRVKAVRGAEILCTVVNGGELGEKKGVNVPNVPIRLPSLTEKDMEDIRFGIEQGFDFVAASFIRNAQAIRDIRKLIADANAHMKIIAKIESQEGLDNLDEIIDAADGIMVARGDLGVEVDAKKLPQLQKEMIQKANFKGKIVITATQMLDSMIRNPRPTRAEVTDVANAVYNGTDAVMLSGETANGKYPVEALEMMASIVEYTEQFIDYKSFRTRKVERNLYEDISNAVCAATATTAHELQAKAIIVPTMSGKTAELLSKYRPRSVIVALSPSQATARQMMLLWGVCPIWARRADTTDELFETSIEETKQYGYIEAGDLCIITAGVVDAMRRRAVGITNLMRVIQA from the coding sequence ATGAGAAGAACGAAGATCGTATGTACGATGGGACCGAATTCTCAGAACTATGAGGTAATGAAGAGGCTGGCGGGGCAGATGGATGTGGCACGCTTTAACTTCTCGCACGGCGATTACGAGGAGCACCTCGGCAGGCTGGAGCTTCTGAAGCAGGCACGGAAGGAGACCGGCAGACAGGTGGCGGCGCTCCTCGATACCAAGGGACCGGAGATCCGTACCGGTGAGCTGGAGGGACATCAGAAGCTCACGCTTCTGACCGGAGATGACTTCATTCTGACCACCGAGAAGTGCATCGGGACGAAGGAAAAGGTCTACATCAACTACGACGGCCTCAATGAGGATGTGAAGGAGGGAAATGTCATCCTGATCGATGATGGGCTGATCGGGCTTCGTGTCAAGGCGGTTCGCGGTGCGGAGATCCTCTGCACCGTCGTAAACGGCGGCGAGCTCGGGGAGAAGAAGGGCGTCAATGTGCCGAACGTACCGATCCGTCTTCCTTCCCTGACGGAGAAGGATATGGAGGACATCCGCTTCGGCATCGAGCAGGGCTTCGATTTCGTGGCAGCGTCCTTCATTCGGAATGCGCAGGCGATCCGGGATATCCGCAAGCTTATTGCGGATGCCAATGCGCACATGAAGATCATTGCGAAGATCGAATCGCAGGAGGGGCTGGATAATCTGGACGAGATCATCGACGCTGCAGACGGCATCATGGTAGCGCGTGGAGATCTCGGCGTGGAGGTCGATGCGAAGAAGCTTCCGCAGCTTCAGAAGGAGATGATACAGAAGGCGAATTTCAAGGGCAAGATCGTCATTACCGCGACGCAGATGCTGGATTCCATGATCCGGAACCCGCGCCCGACCCGCGCGGAGGTGACAGACGTCGCCAATGCCGTATACAACGGAACCGATGCCGTGATGCTCTCCGGTGAGACAGCGAACGGCAAGTATCCGGTCGAGGCGCTCGAGATGATGGCGTCCATCGTGGAGTATACGGAGCAGTTTATCGACTACAAGTCCTTCCGCACCCGGAAGGTTGAGCGGAACCTCTACGAGGACATCAGCAACGCCGTCTGCGCTGCGACCGCGACGACCGCGCATGAGCTGCAGGCGAAGGCGATTATTGTTCCGACCATGTCAGGGAAGACCGCAGAGCTGCTCTCCAAGTACCGCCCGAGGTCTGTGATCGTCGCGCTCTCTCCGAGCCAGGCGACAGCGCGGCAGATGATGCTGCTCTGGGGCGTATGTCCGATCTGGGCGCGCCGCGCGGATACGACGGACGAGCTTTTCGAAACCTCGATCGAGGAGACGAAGCAGTATGGCTATATCGAGGCAGGAGATCTCTGCATCATTACGGCAGGGGTCGTCGACGCGATGCGGAGAAGAGCGGTCGGCATCACAAACCTGATGCGGGTGATCCAGGCATAG